The proteins below are encoded in one region of Garra rufa chromosome 12, GarRuf1.0, whole genome shotgun sequence:
- the sycp1 gene encoding synaptonemal complex protein 1, translating into MQKPFNFKLLVPPRAHLNQVSAVKPQETGLFEENSVLSPSNQSYNKCSDMETSLPFPSKMVLPTKTSRTEGMKKAAVMPMEKEETSLRSSQLYSRLLDEAEKIKMWKFKMDSEISQKDRKLQENRKTIETQRKAIQELQFANESLSMKLEDQLNENEDLRNKSNATRNLCNILKDTFERSAEKMSLFEAEREETHELFIQNSENVQRMVAAFEGLRKQAEADQQDMLKLRECLTRFEDLKVNLESECNVKEKEVAMLQEKLQEKENNLKDVSLKLKEAQQSCSVIEESERKHQKLLQSVTKDREALEEKLRVTEHLIMEIEQNQRDLTYELEQSKENHEKVLQKKDGELQELNKIREQQSNQLSEMQLTVNSLQSSLTSEIQRAQDFETKISSLVNELSDKNTELEVIKGQKEDHSKQIKMLRDELDEKSNSLLSIKEELKTVEVQVFQLIASLEKKQSEAKHLKDEMESVTTENKNIREALTKARLDNEELQEVVVVKEAKLKEVEEQLSGALESSCKSSKEVERLEKDIMQQKEKYEELILKFNDLQMQKDTIQQQVDSGALEKKVLQSHLKKSNANAEREKTEIERLEREKQQLQEQVDILSAKITGQDEESKNVQQQLKESSKTAKRELLIKDKQIKALESKLTSTKTKLETKTKAHEECLKEIIKLKEDSESIKKHHKEELQKISSDLKDQSTSEAQFNLEVQKLKQTAMEAMKSKDDAEIKCQQKISDMVALMERHKHEYDKMVEEKDAELSEKRMKEAEFSASKASLELELSHLQVENDELRQQVEKLQGEKMALRTPVSSLEKDTLPQVTEIKPKKGRNKIAKTHKADTTKKHVYDLLYEDENVPPSRNASYTPAGTMNEDFHTPLWSKTTKTTPQIKSFRIRTPPTPETKGSWKKDILKLDPKSDNSDSNDILSFSSRPLKSKRPMQPKDADTGSLDLFKKVQVQSSFPCKSPGTVLKLAAIKRMRDAGWTTVSNSDKKKKKVTDKIFA; encoded by the exons ATGCAAAAACCATTCAACTTCAAACTGCTGGTGCCCCCAAGAGCTCATTTGAATCAGGTTTCTGCAGTGAAGCCTCAGGAAACAGGCTTGTTTGAAGAAAACTCTGTTTTGTCTCCTTCAAACCAG AGCTATAACAAGTGTTCAGATATGGAGACGAGCCTTCCATTTCCATCCAAAATGGTGCTTCCTACGAAGACATCAAGAACTG AGGGTATGAAGAAGGCTGCAGTCATGCCAATGGAAAAGGAGGAG ACATCATTAAGATCCAGCCAGCTGTACTCCAGATTGCTTGATGAAGCTGAGAAAATCAAAATGTGGAAGTTCAAAATGGATTCTGAGATTTCACAAAAAGACAGGAAGCTTCAGGAGAACAGAAAAACCATTGAGACACAGCGCAAAGCTATTCAAGAGCTTCAG TTTGCAAATGAAAGTCTGAGCATGAAGTTAGAGGATCAACTGAATGAGAATGAAGACCTTAGAAATAA AAGTAACGCAACCAGGAATTTGTGTAACATACTCAAGGACACATTTGAGAGAAGTGCTGAGAAAATGAGTCTGT TTGAGGCTGAACGGGAAGAAACTCATGAACTGTTCATACAGAACAGTGAGAATGTTCAG AGGATGGTGGCAGCATTTGAAGGTCTTCGGAAGCAGGCAGAGGCTGATCAGCAGGATATGTTGAAAT TAAGAGAATGCCTTACACGGTTTGAGGATCTTAAAGTAAACTTGGAGAGTGAATGCAATGTGAAGGAAAAGGAG GTTGCTATGCTTCAAGAAAAACtccaagaaaaagaaaacaatctCAAAGATGTTTCACTAAAACTCAAAGAGGCACAGCAAAGCTGCAGTGTGATAGAAGAGTCAGAAA GGAAACATCAAAAATTACTTCAAAGTGTTACAAAGGACCGGGAGGCACTTGAAGAGAAACTCAGGGTGACAGAGCATCTCATAATGGAGATTGAG CAAAACCAAAGAGACCTAACATATGAACTTGAGCAAAGCAAAGAGAACCATGAGAAGGTTCTTCAAAAGAAAGATGGTGAACTACAGGAACTAAACAAAATCAGAGAGCAACAGTCAAACCAACTTTCAGAGATGCAGCTGACAGTGAATTCTTTGCAGTCCTCACTAACATCTGAGATACAAAG GGCACAAGACTTTGAGACAAAGATAAGCTCCTTGGTGAATGAACTCAGTGACAAAAACACAGAGTTAG AAGTCATCAAGGGACAGAAAGAGGATCATAGCAAGCAAATAAAGATGCTCAGAGATGAGCTg GATGAGAAGTCAAACTCACTGTTGTCTATAAAGGAGGAATTAAAGACAGTGGAGGTTCAGGTATTCCAGCTTATTGCCTCACTTGAGAAGAAACAAAGTGAGGCAAAGCATTTGAAG GATGAAATGGAGAGTGTCACCACAGAAAATAAGAACATTAGAGAAGCCCTGACTAAAGCTAGACTTGACAATGAAGAGCTGCAAGAAGTTGTAGTTGTAAAAGAG GCTAAACTAAAAGAGGTGGAGGAACAATTGTCAGGGGCTTTGGAGAGCAGTTGTAAATCATCAAAAGAGGTAGAAAGATTGGAGAAGGACATAATGCAACAGAA ggAGAAATATGAGGAGCTGATATTGAAGTTTAATGACCTGCAGATGCAGAAAGACACCATTCAACAACAGGTTGATAGTGGTGCTTTGGAGAAGAAAGTCCTTCAGTCTCATCTCAAG AAAAGCAATGCAAATGCAGAAAGAGAGAAGACAGAAATAGAGAGACTTGAGAGAGAGAAACAACAGCTTCA GGAGCAGGTGGATATTTTATCTGCAAAAATTACTGGGCAGGATGAAGAAAGCAAGAATGTTCAGCAGCAGTTGAAAGAGAGT AGCAAAACTGCAAAGCGGGAACTTCTGATAAAAGACAAACAAATCAAAGCACTGGAGTCAAAG cTAACAAGCACTAAAACAAAACTAGAGACCAAAACAAAAGCTCACGAGGAATGTCTAAAAGAG ATTATTAAATTAAAGGAAGATTCAGAAAGTATAAAGAAGCATCACAAGGAAGAGCTTCAGAAAATAAGCTCTGACCTCAAAGATCAATCAACATCAGAGGCTCAATTCAACCTTGAG GTGCAGAAACTCAAGCAAACAGCCATGGAGGCAATGAAGAGTAAAGATGACGCCGAAATCAAATGCCAGCAGAAGATATCTGACATGGTTGCTTTGATGGAAAGGCACAAG CATGAGTATGACAAAAtggtagaagaaaaagatgcagaGCTGAGTGAAAAACGCATGAAAGAGGCTGAATTCAGTGCAAGCAAAGCATCACTG GAATTGGAGCTTTCCCACCTGCAAGTGGAAAATGACGAGCTCAGACAACAAGTTGAAAAGCTACAAGGAGAGAAGATGGCCTTGAGGACACCAGTTTCATCTCTTGAAAAGGACACACTTCCACAG gtaactgaaataaaaccaaAGAAAGGAAGAAACAAGATTGCTAAAACTCACAAAGCTGACACCACAAAGAAGCATGTGTATGATCTTTTATATGAGGATGAAAATGTACCTCCATCAAGAAATGCATCTTACACTCCAGCT GGAACAATGAATGAAGATTTTCACACTCCATTATGGAGCAAAACAACTAAAACAACACCTCAAATAAAG TCGTTCAGAATTCGCACACCACCCACACCTGAGACTAAAGGGTCTTGGAAGAAAGACATTCTGAAGCTGGACCCAAAATCAGACAACTCAGACAGCAATGACATTCTG AGTTTCTCTTCAAGACCTCTTAAATCTAAAAGACCTATGCAACCAAAAGATGCAGACACAGGCAGTTTGGACTTGTTCAAGAAGg TACAGGTGCAGAGTTCTTTTCCATGCAAGTCTCCAGGAACAGTGCTGAAACTGGCTGCAATAAAGAGAATGCGAGATGCTGGATGGACCACCGTTAGCAATTCagataagaagaaaaaaaaagtaacagaCAAGATCTTTGCTTAA
- the LOC141346846 gene encoding uncharacterized protein isoform X1 — MGVSTRQLLVCGQLILFLLVLIIITDAQEKSLTTTIAPPLNATGNYTENNVSDSSRYSGFNNSTTAQNNPTSPTTTVAFNSTVGPNQSNATGSAGYPNTTANTQPTQSATSSPFNINSTAVTSTNTTTHSSNGSATTSTTPVTKPKTITLTAVTQNSTTSLNESQAGGGMNHSEKSLTILFSILLGVIVLVILGHFMYKFGRTKERSIQYTHRRLHNEDTGEPFAVPDDTLVISGGLYDGPQIYNPTMTVQNEEFQTDTSGFDSRPTQFRLEFLREDQDRAFDHETSTFETFPAHNQET, encoded by the exons ATGGGTGTGTCAACTCGTCAGCTTTTGGTATGTGGCCAGCTAATATTATTTTTGTTGGTCTTGATTATTATAACCGATGCACAAGAGAAAAGCCTGACAACTACAATAGCTCCACCTCTGAATGCAACAGGAAACTACACAGAAAATAATGTCTCAGATTCATCAAGGTATTCAGGATTCAATAATAGCACAACAGCTCAAAACAACCCGACATCCCCGACAACCACTGTTGCCTTCAATAGTACTGTTGGACCCAACCAGAGCAATGCAACAGGATCAGCAGGGTATCCAAACACAACAGCAAATACTCAGCCAACCCAATCAGCCACATCCTCACCATTCAACATCAACTCAACAGCTGTCACTTCTACAAACACCACCACACACAGCAGCAATGGAAGTGCTACAACAAGCACTACACCAGTGACCAAACCAAAAACGATTACTTTAACTGCTGTTACTCAAAACAGCACAACTTCTTTGAATGAATCTCAAG CAGGTGgtggaatgaatcattcagaaaAATCTCTGACCATTTTATTCAGCATTCTGCTTGGTGTCATAGTTTTGGTAATTCTGGGGCACTTCATGTACAAGTTCGGCAGGACCAAAGAGAGAAGTATTCAATATACTCACCGCCGTCTCCACAATGAAGACACAG GCGAGCCATTTGCAGTGCCAGATGACACGCTGGTCATTTCGGGAGGACTATATGACGGCCCTCAGATTTACAATCCCACCATGACAGTGCAGAATGAAGAATTCCAGACAGACACATCTGGATTTGATTCCAGACCCACTCAGTTCCGCTTGGAGTTTCTGAGAGAGGACCAAGACAGAGCATTCGACCATGAGACCTCCACCTTTGAGACATTCCCTGCACATAACCAAGAGACTTAA
- the LOC141346846 gene encoding uncharacterized protein isoform X2 yields the protein MGVSTRQLLVCGQLILFLLVLIIITDAQEKSLTTTIAPPLNATGNYTENNVSDSSRYSGFNNSTTAQNNPTSPTTTVAFNSTVGPNQSNATGSAGYPNTTANTQPTQSATSSPFNINSTAVTSTNTTTHSSNGSATTSTTPVTKPKTITLTAVTQNSTTSLNESQGGGMNHSEKSLTILFSILLGVIVLVILGHFMYKFGRTKERSIQYTHRRLHNEDTGEPFAVPDDTLVISGGLYDGPQIYNPTMTVQNEEFQTDTSGFDSRPTQFRLEFLREDQDRAFDHETSTFETFPAHNQET from the exons ATGGGTGTGTCAACTCGTCAGCTTTTGGTATGTGGCCAGCTAATATTATTTTTGTTGGTCTTGATTATTATAACCGATGCACAAGAGAAAAGCCTGACAACTACAATAGCTCCACCTCTGAATGCAACAGGAAACTACACAGAAAATAATGTCTCAGATTCATCAAGGTATTCAGGATTCAATAATAGCACAACAGCTCAAAACAACCCGACATCCCCGACAACCACTGTTGCCTTCAATAGTACTGTTGGACCCAACCAGAGCAATGCAACAGGATCAGCAGGGTATCCAAACACAACAGCAAATACTCAGCCAACCCAATCAGCCACATCCTCACCATTCAACATCAACTCAACAGCTGTCACTTCTACAAACACCACCACACACAGCAGCAATGGAAGTGCTACAACAAGCACTACACCAGTGACCAAACCAAAAACGATTACTTTAACTGCTGTTACTCAAAACAGCACAACTTCTTTGAATGAATCTCAAG GTGgtggaatgaatcattcagaaaAATCTCTGACCATTTTATTCAGCATTCTGCTTGGTGTCATAGTTTTGGTAATTCTGGGGCACTTCATGTACAAGTTCGGCAGGACCAAAGAGAGAAGTATTCAATATACTCACCGCCGTCTCCACAATGAAGACACAG GCGAGCCATTTGCAGTGCCAGATGACACGCTGGTCATTTCGGGAGGACTATATGACGGCCCTCAGATTTACAATCCCACCATGACAGTGCAGAATGAAGAATTCCAGACAGACACATCTGGATTTGATTCCAGACCCACTCAGTTCCGCTTGGAGTTTCTGAGAGAGGACCAAGACAGAGCATTCGACCATGAGACCTCCACCTTTGAGACATTCCCTGCACATAACCAAGAGACTTAA